A region of the Rhizobium leguminosarum bv. trifolii WSM1325 genome:
ATGTTCCAGGAGTTCTGTGCTCACTGCGCCGGGTGAAATGATCGTGGTGCGGATATTGTATGGCTTCACTTCCTTCCGCAGCCCTTCCGAGAGGGCGCGCACGCCAAATTTCGTCGCGCAGTAGACGGCGGCACCCGGATCGACCACGTGGCCGTAGACGGAGGACACGTTGATGATGTGCCCCGACTTCTGCGCCTTCATGTGCGGAAGCGCTGCTGCTATGCCGTAGAGCACTCCTTTGATGTTTACGTCGATCATCCGATCCCACTCGTTAACTTTGAGCCGTTCGAGCGGCGCAAGTGGCATCAGGCCGGCATTGTTCAGCATCACGTCGATGCGGCCGAACGTGTTGACGGCCGTGTCGACAAGCGTCTTGACCTGAAGTTGGTCCGTGACGTCGGTTTGGACTGCCTTGGCCTTATAGCCTTTGGCGGACAGCTCCTCAGCCAGATTGGCGATGCGGTCGCTACGTCGCGCGCCGAGGACGACGGACGCGCCGCGTTCGGCAAGGTGACGGGCGGTGGCTTCGCCAAGTCCGCTGCTTGCCCCGGTAATGACGACCACTTTGTCTTCGATTCCTTGGGACATGATGATCTCCTGTTATGAGGTTTCTGAAGGTTCAGGAACGGCGACCGGCGAGCGCGGCAAGGACTGCCGAACCGGCAAGAAGGCAGGCAGCCAGAAGGAAGGTGCTCCACCATCCCACGGTGTCGAACAGCATGCCGCCAGCGAAAGCGCCGCCGGCAATGGCAAGTTGGATCAGCGCCACCTGCAGCCCACCCGCCGCTTCCAACTCACCGGGGACGATAGCGGCCATCCAGGTGTTCCAGGCGACCGGAATCGGCGTCGAGAAAAATCCCCACATGACAAGCAGGGATGCGGTAACCGCCGCGAACGGCCCGAGAGCGATCAGCAGCAGGGCAAGGACCGAAAGAGCAGCCGGCAGGCCTACGAGAACGGAGAGGAGGTGGCGCCGGGCGGCGAAGCCAATGACGGAGGTTCCAGCCAGTCCGCCGACGCCGAGGCCGAGAAGCACCATGGACAGAACATCCAATTCCAGTCCTGTGACGCCTTCGAGGAACGGACGAAGATAAATAGACAGCGCGTTCTGGCCGATGAAGGCGAGAGCGGTCGCCGCCATTCCAATCGCGAATGTGCGATTGCGCAGCAGCCCGAATATTCTGGCCACCGAGACGGTTGATGTCGCCGGCATCCTCGGCAGGACGACCAGTTGCCAGACGAGCGCGGCAAATCCAATCGGTACCGTGATGAAGAAGGTTCCGCGCCATCCGATCAACCCGCCAAGAAAACTGCCGAGCGGCGCGGCAAGGACGAGGGCGAATGCGGTGCCACCTTGAAGAAGCGCAATGGCCTTGGGCAGGTCACGGTCTGACGTCAGGCGTGCCAGAATAGCCGTCGACAGCGACCAGAAGCCGCCGATCGACACGCCGACCAGGGACCGCCCGACGAGAAAGACAAGGAAGTTGGGTGCGAGGGCAACCGCCAAGCTCGATACAACAAGAACCGCGGTATAAAGCAAGAAGACAGACTTCCGGTCGATCTTCGCCAGGAAGGCGTTGCCGAAAAGGCTGGTGACAACCGCGAAGACCCCCGACACGGTGATCGCCAATCCGGCCTGCCCCTCTGACACCGAGAGGTCCCTGGCGATCGGGGTCAGAAGGCTCACAGGGAGAAACTCCAACCCCACCAGAAGGAAAGTAAGAAGCGTGAGACAGATGACAGCAGACCACGAGGTCGCCGTGTCGTCCGTCAGTGAGGTCTCATTCAATGTCAACTCGACGCTCATTCATGTCTCCTGTCCGTTGCCAGATAGATAGCTGGACTGGTTTTGCGCGACTAGAAGCTATAATCTGAACATCGTGATGAAGGAGATTCAACAATGCGGCGCGACGAGTTCACGGAAATGCGTGCGTTTCTGGAGGTGGCTCAAGAGCGGAGTTTCACGCGCGCTGCGTCAAAACTGGGAGTCACGCGCTCGGCGTTGAGCCATACGATCAGCGCGCTCGAAGCACGGCTCGGCGTCCGGCTTCTCTCCCGCACGACGCGTGACGTGGCTCCCACGGCGGCCGGTGCGCGCCTGGTGGAAAGTATCCAGCCGCATTTCGAGAGCATCGCCGCCGGGATCAGTGCCCTCGGCGTGCTGCGCGACAAGCCTTCGGGCACAGTCCGCCTCGTATGTCCCGATGACGCCGTGGAGCTGGTCTTCCGTTCGAGGCTGCCGGCATTTTTACGGGAATGCCCCGATATCACCGTGGAACTCATCGTCGACAACGGTTTCACAAATATCGTGGAGCGCCAATTCGATGCCGGCGTGCGGCTCGGCGAAGCGATTGCGCGCGACATGGTGGCCGTTCGCATTGGACCCGATATCTCTTACGCCGTGGTCGGATCACCCGGATATTTTGCGGCCCGCACCGTGCCTTCGACCCCGCATGACTTGACGGACCACAATTGCGTCAACCTGCGTCTCCCGACGTCAGGCGCTCTCTATGCCTGGGAGTTTGAAAAGGATGGCCGCGAGTTCAGCGTTCGTGTGGAAGGCCAGCTCGTGATGAGCAACATAGGGCCGGCGATCAATGCCGCTCTCGATGGCGCCGGGCTGTCTTATGTGCCAAGGGACCTCGTCCGGCAATATTGTGACAGTGGTCAACTGAAGGAAGTGCTCACGGATTGGGCGCCAACATTCCAAGGATATCATCTCTATTACCCCAGCCGGCGCCATCCATCCCCTGCTTTCTCCGCCTTTGTCGAAGCCTTTCGCTACCGGCATCGGTAACCAACGCTCATGTCGAGAGGCTCTGCCGGACAACGGGGGGGCGTGACAGACTGCGCCTCTTGCTCATCGACGGTTGCCGAGGGCTGTTACCGGGCGCTGTCGATCGCCGACGACAAGTTCACGAAAAACTCGAACCGGACTTGTCCCAGCCTTCCTTGACCGTTTCCATCGCGACATTCGTCGATGTGCTGGCAACGTGGGGCAGTGTCGAGATGCGCTCGCCGAGAACGCGGCGGTAGCGGCCGATATCGCGGGTGCGGATCTTCAGCAGATAGTCGAACCTGCCGGCGATCATATGGCACTCTTCGACTTCGCTGATCTTCTTGATGGCATCGTTGAAGCTCTTCAGCGCGTCCTCGCGGGTATCGGAAAGCTTCACCTCGACGAAAGCAATATGGTCGAGCTGCATTTTCGACGGATTGAGGATGGCCTTGAAGCCTTCGATATATCCGTCGCTGATCAACCTTCTGAAGCGGATCTGGCACGGTGTCTTCGACAATCCGACACGCGCGGCCAGATCGGTGATCGACAGCCTTCCGTCCTCGGCGAGCGCGGCGAGGATCTTTCTGTCGAACTGGTCCAATTCACTAAAGATGTCGGTTTCAGCGGCCATTTGACCTCTCAAAGGTGAATTAATAAGTTCAT
Encoded here:
- a CDS encoding transcriptional regulator, AsnC family (PFAM: regulatory protein AsnC/Lrp family~SMART: regulatory protein AsnC/Lrp family~KEGG: rec:RHECIAT_PC0000565 proline dehydrogenase transcriptional activator protein); this encodes MAAETDIFSELDQFDRKILAALAEDGRLSITDLAARVGLSKTPCQIRFRRLISDGYIEGFKAILNPSKMQLDHIAFVEVKLSDTREDALKSFNDAIKKISEVEECHMIAGRFDYLLKIRTRDIGRYRRVLGERISTLPHVASTSTNVAMETVKEGWDKSGSSFS
- a CDS encoding major facilitator superfamily MFS_1 (PFAM: major facilitator superfamily MFS_1~KEGG: rec:RHECIAT_CH0002789 putative transporter protein, MFS family) translates to MSVELTLNETSLTDDTATSWSAVICLTLLTFLLVGLEFLPVSLLTPIARDLSVSEGQAGLAITVSGVFAVVTSLFGNAFLAKIDRKSVFLLYTAVLVVSSLAVALAPNFLVFLVGRSLVGVSIGGFWSLSTAILARLTSDRDLPKAIALLQGGTAFALVLAAPLGSFLGGLIGWRGTFFITVPIGFAALVWQLVVLPRMPATSTVSVARIFGLLRNRTFAIGMAATALAFIGQNALSIYLRPFLEGVTGLELDVLSMVLLGLGVGGLAGTSVIGFAARRHLLSVLVGLPAALSVLALLLIALGPFAAVTASLLVMWGFFSTPIPVAWNTWMAAIVPGELEAAGGLQVALIQLAIAGGAFAGGMLFDTVGWWSTFLLAACLLAGSAVLAALAGRRS
- a CDS encoding transcriptional regulator, LysR family (PFAM: LysR substrate-binding; regulatory protein LysR~KEGG: smd:Smed_2350 transcriptional regulator, LysR family); the encoded protein is MRRDEFTEMRAFLEVAQERSFTRAASKLGVTRSALSHTISALEARLGVRLLSRTTRDVAPTAAGARLVESIQPHFESIAAGISALGVLRDKPSGTVRLVCPDDAVELVFRSRLPAFLRECPDITVELIVDNGFTNIVERQFDAGVRLGEAIARDMVAVRIGPDISYAVVGSPGYFAARTVPSTPHDLTDHNCVNLRLPTSGALYAWEFEKDGREFSVRVEGQLVMSNIGPAINAALDGAGLSYVPRDLVRQYCDSGQLKEVLTDWAPTFQGYHLYYPSRRHPSPAFSAFVEAFRYRHR
- a CDS encoding short-chain dehydrogenase/reductase SDR (PFAM: short-chain dehydrogenase/reductase SDR; KR domain protein~KEGG: zmo:ZMO1576 short-chain alcohol dehydrogenase); amino-acid sequence: MSQGIEDKVVVITGASSGLGEATARHLAERGASVVLGARRSDRIANLAEELSAKGYKAKAVQTDVTDQLQVKTLVDTAVNTFGRIDVMLNNAGLMPLAPLERLKVNEWDRMIDVNIKGVLYGIAAALPHMKAQKSGHIINVSSVYGHVVDPGAAVYCATKFGVRALSEGLRKEVKPYNIRTTIISPGAVSTELLEHISEKDIQAGAKVFVSKIAISADTFARTVAFAVNEPDDVDINEILFRPTAQPV